One Camelina sativa cultivar DH55 chromosome 3, Cs, whole genome shotgun sequence genomic window carries:
- the LOC104777028 gene encoding uncharacterized protein LOC104777028: MAINSISGCRWGSIFMFLFSLSIAVLVAVAEDKAPLVEDGLVINGDFETSPSNGFPDDGVTDGLSQIPGWKLNGTVELINSGQKQGGMILIVPQGRHAVRLGNDAEISQDLTVEKGFVYSVTFSAARTCAQLESINVSVASVNADADDMVASRNVDLQTLYNVQGWDPYAWAFEAEEDHVRLVFKNPGMEDDPTCGPIIDDIAIKKLFTPDKPKDNAVINGDFEEGPWMFRNTSLGVLLPTNLDEEISSLPGWTVESNRAVWFVDSDHFSVPGGKRAVELLSGKEGIISQMVETKADKPYLLSFSLGHAGDKCKEPLAIMAFAGDQAQNYHYIAQANSSFEKVGLNFTAKADRTRVAFYSVYYNTRTDDMSSLCGPVIDDVIVWFSGSKRVGAGFGFWVSVLVLLAIGLF; the protein is encoded by the exons aTGGCTATCAACTCCATTTCTGGGTGCAGATGGGGTtccattttcatgtttttgtttagtCTCTCCATCGCCGTCTTAGTCGCCGTCGCCGAAGACAAGGCTCCCCTTGTCGAAGATG gTTTGGTAATAAACGGTGACTTCGAAACATCACCGTCAAATGGTTTCCCAGACGACGGAGTAACCGACGGACTATCCCAGATTCCGGGCTGGAAATTAAACGGAACGGTGGAGCTAATTAATTCCGGTCAAAAACAAGGAGGAATGATCCTGATCGTCCCACAAGGCAGACACGCCGTCCGATTAGGCAACGACGCAGAGATCAGCCAAGATCTAACGGTTGAGAAAGGTTTTGTCTACTCGGTCACGTTCAGCGCTGCACGCACGTGCGCGCAACTCGAGTCAATTAATGTGTCGGTAGCGTCTGTGAACGCAGACGCGGACGATATGGTCGCGTCGCGGAACGTGGATTTGCAAACGCTTTATAACGTTCAGGGTTGGGATCCTTACGCGTGGGCGTTTGAAGCTGAAGAGGATCACGTACGTTTGGTTTTTAAGAACCCTGGTATGGAAGATGACCCGACTTGTGGTCCAATCATCGATGACATTGCTATTAAGAAGCTCTTTACTCCTGATAAACCCAAAG ATAACGCGGTGATTAATGGAGATTTCGAAGAAGGTCCATGGATGTTTAGGAACACGTCACTTGGTGTACTACTACCGACAAACCTCGACGAAGAGATATCTTCTCTTCCGGGTTGGACTGTTGAATCGAACCGGGCGGTCTGGTTTGTTGACTCTGATCACTTCTCGGTTCCAGGTGGTAAACGAGCCGTCGAGCTTCTCTCGGGCAAAGAAGGCATTATTTCTCAAATGGTCGAAACCAAAGCAGATAAGCCGTACTTATTATCATTCTCGCTCGGCCACGCTGGTGATAAATGCAAGGAGCCGTTGGCTATAATGGCGTTCGCAGGCGATCAGGCGCAGAACTATCATTACATTGCTCAAGCGAACTCGAGTTTCGAAAAGGTTGGTTTGAATTTCACGGCAAAGGCTGATCGAACCAGAGTTGCGTTCTACAGTGTTTATTACAATACGAGGACTGATGATATGAGCTCCTTGTGTGGACCTGTGATCGATGACGTTATAGTTTGGTTCTCCGGGTCGAAGAGAGTCGGAGCTGGGTTTGGATTCTGGGTTTCGGTTTTGGTTCTTCTAGCTATCGGTTTGTTTTAG
- the LOC104777029 gene encoding prefoldin subunit 6: MSSSTAVRDLQRDLENKANDLGKIQKDIAKNHQLRKKYTIQLGENELVLKELDLLEEDANVYKLIGPVLVKQDLAEANANIRKRIEYISAELKRLDAILQDMEEKQNNKREAIMKLQQRLQSIQAGKAKA; this comes from the exons ATGAGTTCATCGACGGCTGTTCGAGATTTGCAGAGAGACCTAGAAAACAAGGCCAATGATCTCGGCAAAATTCAAAAAG ATATCGCGAAGAATCACCAGCTGAGGAAGAAGTATACGATCCAACTCGGTGAGAATGAGCTCGTCCTTAAG GAGTTGGATTTGCTGGAAGAGGATGCAAACGTTTACAAATTGATTGGTCCGGTGCTAGTGAAGCAGGATTTGGCTGAAGCTAATGCTAATATCCGTAAAAGAATTGAGTACATCTCTGCTGAATt GAAACGGCTTGATGCAATTCTTCAAGATatggaagaaaaacaaaacaacaagagaGAAGCG ATAATGAAGTTACAACAAAGGCTACAGTCAATCCAGGCAGGAAAAGCAAAGGCTTGA
- the LOC104777030 gene encoding mannosyl-oligosaccharide 1,2-alpha-mannosidase MNS3 — protein sequence MSKSLPYSVKDIHYDNAKFRHRSPLKVLSQSLLTLNTKRNYASCSTGKFLILILVFGLVCLMLMSKSPNESALNEKGKVTFVGGLRLGRLLRKPPRLPPRLSPDEGQLKGSSTNGSTISISDPKWAARQQSVKDAFDHAWSGYRKYAMGYDELMPISQKGVDGLGGLGATVVDALDTAMIMGLDNIVSEAGSWVETYLLERISQKGQVNLFETTIRVLGGLLSAYHLSGGEQGTMNMTHNGPKPAIYLNIAKDLADRLLTAFTSSPTSVPFCDVILRESTAHPAPGGASSTAEAASVQLEFNYLSAISGDPKYSTEAMKVLAHIKTLPNTEGLVPIYISPQTGEFVGENIRLGSRGDSYYEYLIKVWLQQGAEFNSNFTYLHDMYIEAMKGVRHLLVRNSIPKGLVFVGELPYGSKGEFSPKMDHLVCFLPGTLALGATKGLTKEQALKENLLSFEDLENLKLAEDLAKTCFEMYEVTATGLAPEIAYFHTNEYSEDGLQGGNKSSMYENDIIIKHADRHNLLRPETVESLFVLYRITKDTKYRDQGWQIFEAFEKYTKVKSGGYTSLDDVTEVPPHRRDKMETFFLGETLKYLYLLFGDDSVIPLDKFVFNTEAHPLPIRNT from the exons ATGTCGAAATCTCTACCATATTCAGTGAAAGATATTCATTACGACAATGCCAAGTTCAGACATCGATCTCCTTTAAAG GTTCTTTCTCAAAGCTTGCTTACGCTTAACACAAAACGCAACTACGCAAGCTGTAGCACAGGAAAGTTCCTGATATTAATATTGGTCTTTGGACTAGTATGTCTAATGCTGATGAGTAAGAGTCCAAATGAGTCTGCTCTGAATGAAAAAGGAAAGGTCACTTTTGTTGGGGGACTTAGGCTAGGGAGACTTTTGAGAAAGCCACCTAGGCTTCCACCTCGATTATCACCTGATGAAGGACAATTGAAAGGTAGTTCTACTAATGGCTCTACGATTTCAATTTCCGACCCAAAATGGGCAGCCAGACAGCAAAGTGTGAAGGATGCTTTTGACCATGCATGGTCTGGATATAGAAAGTATGCCATGGGTTATGACGAGCTTATGCCTATTAGCCAGAAAGGTGTGGATGGCTTAGGGGGACTGGGTGCCACTGTGGTGGATGCTCTTGACACAGCCATGATAATGGGTCTTGACAATATCGTTTCTGAAGCAGGATCATGGGTTGAGACTTATCTCTTAGAGAGAATCAGTCAAAAGGGTCAAgttaatttgtttgaaactaCAATACGTGTCTTGGGTGGGCTTCTAAGTGCATACCATCTGAGTGGAGGAGAGCAGGGTACGATGAACATGACCCATAATGGACCTAAACCAGCTATCTATTTGAATATTGCAAAGGATTTGGCTGACCGTCTACTTACGGCTTTTACCTCTAGTCCTACTTCAGTTCCCTTTTGCGATGTCATATTACGTGAATCGACCGCTCATCCAGCTCCAGGAGGAGCGAGCAGTACAGCTGAAGCTGCCTCTGTACAGCTTGAATTTAATTACCTCAGTGCTATTTCTGGTGATCCAAAGTATAGTACAGAGGCCATGAAGGTCTTAGCTCATATCAAAACTCTTCCAAATACGGAAGGTCTTGTTCCAATCTACATCAG CCCTCAAACAGGTGAATTTGTTGGTGAGAATATCAGGTTGGGATCTCGTGGTGATAGCTACTATGAGTATTTAATCAAGGTGTGGCTTCAACAAGGAGCCGAGTTCAACAGTAACTTCACATATTTGCATGATATGTACATCGAGGCAATGAAAGGAGTCAGACATTTACTTGTGCGTAATTCAATTCCAAAAGGTCTCGTCTTTGTAGGGGAGTTACCTTATGGGTCTAAGGGAGAGTTCAGTCCAAAAATGGACCATCTT GTTTGCTTCTTGCCTGGTACTCTTGCTCTAGGTGCTACCAAGGGGCTCACAAAGGAACAAGCCCTGAAGGAAAATCTTTTATCCTTTGAGGACCTAGAAAACTTGAAACTTGCAGAAGATTTAGCGAAAACATGTTTTGAGATGTATGAAGTAACTGCCACTGGCCTTGCTCCAGAAATTGCTTACTTTCACACAAAT GAGTACTCTGAGGACGGTCTTCAAGGTGGGAATAAGAgttcaatgtatgaaaatgatataattataAAGCACGCTGATCGACATAATCTACTGCGCCCTGAAACTGTTGAATCACTCTTTGTCCTCTATCGTATCACAAAAGATACAAA ATACCGAGATCAAGGTTGGCAAATCTTTGAAGCTTTTGAGAAGTACACAAAGGTGAAATCAGGTGGATATACATCATTGGATGATGTAACAGAAGTGCCGCCTCATAGGAGAGATAAGATGGAAACATTTTTCCTTGGTGAAACattgaaatatttatacttGCTTTTTGGAGATGACTCGGTGATACCGTTGGATAAGTTTGTTTTCAACACTGAAGCTCATCCATTGCCAATAAGAAACACCTAA
- the LOC109132266 gene encoding uncharacterized protein LOC109132266, giving the protein MRRLKYSLTSVRNIVEHFHCNSFLKPISSLSISTNRRKPESPEPSSTQDLYSLLKQDPVDICLSLWVKSFSSPPSATFSNLTGFLSKFDLWVLAYQRTCAHVTGTFPPRNAIHANALRSLLSLQNAVTRSGGKFRWNDKMNQHVRSPSDKFSTNGVEGMSKGKVKRMIESEEPIFQDRVVHEVLLMILEPFFEARFSSKSHGFRPGRNPHTVIRTIRSNFAGYLWFMKGDVSELLDHVDVDVVMNCMQKVVKDRKVLGLIESSLTLPDKRVLKRVVERNGNDNGLGTKRRIEREKRNKTKKKILSEDEPKPDPYWLRTFYSFAPKEAAKVPSYGYCGILSPLLANVCLNELDRFMETKIVEFFRPCKDDSIWKESIEDGCHNPAWPEFVPSSGKEKTRKMDYIRYGGHFLIGIRGPREEAVKIRKEIIEFCDKVFGLRLDNSKLEIEHISRGIQFLDHIICRRVIYPTLRYTGSGGSIVSKKGVGTLLSVSASLEQCIRQFRRLAFVKGDKDPEPLPCNPMLYSSQSHSNSQMNKFLETMADWYKYADNRKKAVGFCAYVIRSSLAKLYAARYRLKSRAKVYSIASRDLSHPLSESSNNSAPEYSDLLRMGLVDAIEGVQFSRMSLIPSCDYTPFPRNWIPNHEQLLQEYIRLQDPKFFCELHRSIKREGLTLPQDEISEVVWDFKTLGAWRSKDGSKREADDGLETLDSPT; this is encoded by the coding sequence ATGAGAAGACTGAAGTATTCTTTAACTTCGGTGAGGAATATCGTCGAACACTTTCACTGCAACTCTTTCCTCAAACCAATCTCTTCCCTTTCAATCTCCACAAATCGTCGCAAACCCGAATCACCGGAACCTTCGTCGACGCAAGACCTGTATTCACTACTCAAGCAAGATCCCGTCGATATCTGTCTCTCCCTTTGGGTCAAATCATTCTCGTCTCCTCCTTCTGCTACTTTTTCCAACCTCACTGGGTTTCTCTCTAAATTCGATTTATGGGTCTTAGCATATCAACGTACATGTGCTCACGTCACCGGAACATTCCCGCCGCGCAATGCCATTCACGCCAACGCTCTCCGCTCGCTTCTCTCCCTCCAGAACGCCGTGACTCGTTCCGGTGGCAAGTTCCGGTGGAACGATAAGATGAATCAGCACGTGAGGAGTCCTAGTGATAAGTTCTCGACGAATGGTGTAGAGGGTATGTCGAAAGGGAAGGTGAAGAGGATGATTGAGTCGGAAGAACCGATTTTTCAGGATCGGGTGGTTCATGAGGTTTTATTGATGATTCTTGAGCCTTTCTTTGAAGCTAGGTTTTCGAGTAAGTCCCATGGGTTTAGACCAGGTAGAAATCCACATACTGTGATTAGAACTATCAGAAGTAATTTTGCTGGGTACTTGTGGTTCATGAAGGGTGATGTTAGTGAACTGTTGGACCATGTGGATGTAGATGTAGTGATGAATTGTATGCAAAAGGTTGTCAAGGATAGGAAAGTTCTCGGCTTGATTGAATCTTCTTTGACGTTGCCTGATAAGAGAGTGTTAAAGCGAGTTGTCGAGAGAAATGGTAATGATAATGGATTGGGGACGAAAAGGAGGATCGAACgtgaaaagagaaacaagacgaagaagaagattctgagTGAGGATGAGCCTAAACCGGATCCTTATTGGCTGAGGACTTTCTACAGTTTTGCTCCTAAGGAAGCTGCAAAGGTGCCTTCTTATGGCTATTGTGGCATATTGAGTCCTTTGCTTGCTAATGTATGTCTTAATGAGCTGGATCGCTTTATGGAAACGAAGATAGTTGAGTTTTTTAGACCTTGTAAAGACGATTCAATATGGAAGGAGTCTATTGAAGATGGCTGTCATAACCCAGCCTGGCCGGAGTTTGTTCCGTCAAGTGGGAAGGAGAAAACTAGGAAAATGGATTATATTAGGTATGGGGGTCATTTTCTGATTGGCATTAGAGGGCCTAGAGAGGAGGCAGTAAAGATTCGGAAGGAAATCATTGAGTTTTGTGATAAGGTTTTCGGTTTGAGATTGGATAATTCAAAGTTAGAGATTGAACATATAAGCAGGGGTATTCAGTTTCTTGACCACATAATTTGCCGAAGAGTTATATACCCTACCCTCCGTTACACAGGAAGTGGAGGCAGCATTGTGAGCAAAAAGGGTGTGGGAACGTTGCTATCTGTGTCTGCTAGTTTAGAACAATGTATCCGCCAGTTTAGACGGCTTGCGTTTGTTAAAGGTGATAAAGATCCTGAGCCTTTACCGTGTAACCCAATGCTTTATTCAAGCCAGTCTCATAGTAACTCTCAGATGAATAAGTTTCTTGAAACAATGGCTGATTGGTATAAATATGCTGACAATCGCAAGAAGGCTGTTGGGTTCTGTGCTTATGTAATTAGAAGCTCTTTGGCTAAACTATACGCTGCTAGGTATAGACTTAAATCTCGTGCCAAAGTGTACAGCATTGCCTCACGGGATCTTAGCCATCCATTAAGTGAGAGTAGTAATAATTCTGCACCTGAATACTCTGATCTTCTGAGGATGGGACTTGTGGATGCTATAGAAGGAGTTCAATTCTCTCGCATGTCTTTGATTCCGTCATGTGATTATACTCCATTCCCTAGGAATTGGATCCCAAATCATGAGCAACTTTTGCAGGAGTACATCAGGCTACAAGACCCTAAATTCTTCTGTGAGTTGCATAGGTCAATAAAACGCGAAGGTCTAACCTTGCCTCAGGATGA